A window of the Amycolatopsis solani genome harbors these coding sequences:
- a CDS encoding MGMT family protein codes for MDDVLHERVREIIESVPAGTVATYGDIAALAGAPSPRMVGAILAEDGHDLPWHRILRANGTPAPHLVHDQLDRLRAEGVLADGQRVDLRKYRWKPGGDEDPGPEGLF; via the coding sequence ATGGACGACGTTCTGCACGAGCGCGTGCGGGAGATCATCGAGTCGGTGCCGGCCGGCACGGTGGCGACGTACGGAGACATCGCGGCGCTCGCGGGCGCGCCTTCGCCGCGGATGGTGGGCGCCATCCTCGCCGAGGACGGGCACGACCTGCCGTGGCACCGGATCCTGCGCGCGAACGGCACCCCGGCGCCGCACCTGGTCCACGACCAGCTGGATCGGTTGCGCGCGGAAGGCGTGCTGGCCGACGGCCAGCGCGTGGACCTGCGGAAGTACCGCTGGAAGCCGGGAGGTGACGAGGATCCCGGTCCGGAAGGGCTGTTCTGA
- a CDS encoding siderophore-interacting protein encodes MTTQAERTTLTYHRPSVTVVRPLSPHLVRVTLAAETFRELTPQAPDQYVKLFFPLAGQEEPVLPETASDVMSWYRTYLAMPDGVRPPMRTYTARAVRPEAAEVDVDFVLHGDEGPASAWASRVRPGDRVAFMGPYGLYAPPPAADWQLLVGDETALPAIGAIVERLPPGTRASVYVELADRADRQAFDTLGAVEVHWILRGARPLGEALLDAVRGAAFPGGSPYAWVSGEAGVVKLVRRHLVREREVDKRSICFTGYWRRGLSEEAASREAVRAAEAGEVPAED; translated from the coding sequence ATGACGACGCAGGCGGAGCGCACCACCCTGACCTACCACCGGCCTTCGGTCACGGTGGTCCGGCCGCTGTCGCCGCACCTCGTGCGCGTGACGCTCGCCGCGGAAACCTTCCGCGAGCTGACGCCACAGGCGCCGGACCAGTACGTGAAGCTCTTCTTCCCGCTCGCCGGGCAGGAGGAGCCGGTGCTGCCGGAGACGGCTTCCGACGTCATGTCGTGGTACCGCACGTACCTGGCGATGCCGGACGGCGTCCGGCCGCCGATGCGCACGTACACGGCCCGCGCGGTCCGGCCGGAAGCGGCGGAGGTCGACGTCGACTTCGTCCTGCACGGCGACGAGGGCCCGGCGTCGGCGTGGGCGTCCCGGGTCCGGCCGGGCGACCGGGTCGCGTTCATGGGCCCGTACGGCCTGTACGCGCCCCCGCCCGCCGCCGACTGGCAGCTGCTGGTGGGCGACGAGACGGCCCTGCCCGCGATCGGCGCGATCGTCGAGCGGCTGCCCCCGGGCACGCGGGCTTCGGTGTACGTCGAGCTGGCGGACCGAGCGGACCGGCAGGCGTTCGACACCCTGGGCGCGGTCGAGGTCCACTGGATCCTGCGCGGCGCGCGCCCGCTGGGCGAAGCGTTGCTGGACGCGGTGCGCGGCGCGGCGTTCCCCGGCGGGTCGCCGTACGCGTGGGTGTCCGGCGAGGCGGGCGTGGTGAAGCTGGTGCGGCGGCACCTGGTCCGGGAGCGCGAGGTGGACAAGCGCTCGATCTGCTTCACGGGCTATTGGCGCCGCGGGCTGAGCGAGGAGGCCGCGAGCCGGGAAGCGGTCCGCGCGGCCGAGGCCGGCGAGGTCCCGGCGGAGGACTGA
- a CDS encoding uroporphyrinogen-III synthase, whose translation MGELSGVAIGVTAERRADDFIAALERYGAEVRHAPTITIVPLDADPELRAGTEAVLAEPVAFTVVTTGAGFRGWLDAAAGWGLREPLLDRLRESRIYARGPKAVGAVRGAGLRESFSAESESNAELFGAVAAAGVEGARVAVQLHGTPLPEHTSVLAGASLVEVQPYRWYSPPDVGPVHSLIDAVVAGELGALAFTSAPAAANFLALARSYGRYEAVVTALRGPVVVACVGPVTAAPLEEAGIRTIQPDRQRLGALVKLLVTTFAAPA comes from the coding sequence ATGGGTGAACTGAGCGGGGTCGCCATCGGCGTCACGGCCGAACGCCGGGCGGACGACTTCATCGCCGCGCTCGAACGCTACGGCGCCGAGGTCCGCCACGCGCCGACGATCACCATCGTGCCGCTGGACGCCGACCCCGAGCTGCGCGCGGGCACCGAGGCGGTGCTCGCGGAGCCGGTCGCGTTCACGGTGGTCACGACGGGCGCGGGCTTCCGCGGCTGGCTCGACGCGGCCGCCGGCTGGGGCCTGCGCGAGCCGTTGCTGGACCGCCTGCGCGAGTCCCGGATCTACGCCCGCGGCCCGAAAGCGGTCGGCGCGGTCCGCGGTGCGGGCCTGCGCGAGTCCTTTTCGGCCGAGTCCGAATCGAACGCGGAACTGTTCGGCGCGGTGGCCGCGGCGGGTGTCGAAGGCGCGCGGGTGGCGGTCCAGCTGCACGGGACGCCGCTGCCGGAGCACACGTCGGTGCTGGCCGGGGCCTCGCTTGTGGAAGTGCAGCCGTACCGGTGGTATTCGCCGCCGGACGTCGGGCCGGTGCACTCGCTGATCGACGCGGTGGTGGCGGGCGAGCTGGGCGCACTGGCCTTCACGAGCGCCCCGGCGGCGGCGAACTTCCTGGCGCTGGCCCGGTCTTACGGCCGCTACGAGGCCGTGGTGACGGCACTGCGGGGGCCGGTGGTCGTGGCGTGCGTGGGCCCGGTGACGGCGGCCCCGCTGGAGGAGGCGGGCATCCGGACGATCCAGCCCGACCGCCAACGGCTGGGGGCCCTGGTGAAGCTGCTGGTCACGACTTTCGCGGCGCCGGCCTAG
- a CDS encoding helix-turn-helix transcriptional regulator, with the protein MRASRLLSVLLLLQNRGRMTAEELAAELEVSVRTVYRDIDALSASGVPVYADRGRTGGYRLVDGYRTRLTGMTEEEAQALSLAGLPVAAAELGLGTVLAAAQLKLYAALPPELRDRAGRVAERFYLDVPGWHRGIESLPTLSAVADAVWSSHRIRIRYERWGQRVVERDVEPLGLILKAGNWYLAARCEGTDRTYRISRVQALEDLGEAFERPAGFDLARYWQEWSEQFERRMFPRVAVVRLSPRAQALVPFYAGALGARALRSAAGEPDADGWLTVELPVERGEPAIGELLRFGPHLEVLEPADLRAELAEAIEEMGAIYG; encoded by the coding sequence ATGCGTGCGAGCCGCCTCCTGTCCGTCCTCCTGCTGCTGCAGAACCGCGGCCGGATGACGGCCGAGGAGCTGGCCGCGGAGCTCGAGGTCTCGGTGCGCACGGTCTACCGGGACATCGACGCGCTGTCGGCGTCCGGCGTCCCGGTGTACGCCGACCGCGGGCGGACCGGCGGCTACCGGCTGGTCGACGGCTACCGCACGCGGCTCACCGGCATGACGGAGGAAGAGGCGCAGGCGCTGTCGCTGGCCGGGCTGCCCGTGGCGGCCGCCGAGCTGGGCCTCGGGACGGTGCTCGCGGCGGCGCAGCTCAAGCTGTACGCGGCGCTGCCGCCGGAGCTGCGCGACCGCGCGGGGCGCGTCGCCGAGCGGTTCTACCTGGACGTCCCCGGCTGGCACCGGGGGATCGAGAGCCTGCCGACGCTGTCCGCCGTGGCCGACGCCGTGTGGTCGTCGCACCGGATCCGGATCCGCTACGAGCGGTGGGGGCAGCGCGTCGTCGAGCGGGACGTCGAGCCGCTGGGCCTGATCCTCAAGGCGGGCAACTGGTACCTCGCGGCGCGGTGCGAAGGCACCGACCGGACGTACCGGATCTCGCGGGTGCAGGCGCTGGAGGACCTCGGCGAGGCGTTCGAGCGGCCGGCCGGGTTCGACCTCGCGCGGTACTGGCAGGAGTGGTCGGAGCAGTTCGAACGCCGGATGTTCCCGCGCGTGGCCGTGGTGCGGCTGTCGCCCCGGGCGCAGGCTCTCGTACCGTTCTACGCGGGCGCGCTCGGCGCCCGCGCGCTGCGGTCGGCCGCCGGCGAACCGGACGCGGACGGCTGGCTCACCGTGGAGCTGCCGGTCGAGCGCGGCGAACCGGCCATCGGGGAGCTGCTGCGCTTCGGGCCGCACCTGGAGGTCCTCGAACCGGCGGACCTGCGGGCGGAGCTCGCGGAAGCGATCGAGGAGATGGGCGCGATCTATGGGTGA
- a CDS encoding DUF3224 domain-containing protein, translated as MNGFTTKNWEEKIVSGTAGGPRVAYAHASFAYEGVLEGESICDLLLYYAGEGYESGETTSPSFERFEGKVEGREGTFIVRHEYTFDAKGIASNFTVVPGSGTGALAGLTGSGTAGGALGEDKVGYTFEYTF; from the coding sequence ATGAACGGATTCACCACGAAGAACTGGGAAGAAAAGATCGTCAGCGGCACCGCGGGCGGCCCGCGGGTGGCCTACGCGCACGCTTCTTTCGCGTACGAAGGCGTCCTCGAGGGCGAATCGATCTGCGACCTTCTGCTGTACTACGCGGGCGAAGGCTACGAGAGCGGCGAAACGACTTCGCCGAGCTTCGAGCGCTTCGAGGGCAAGGTCGAGGGTCGCGAAGGGACGTTCATCGTGCGCCACGAGTACACGTTCGACGCCAAGGGCATCGCCTCGAACTTCACCGTCGTCCCCGGCTCGGGCACCGGCGCGCTGGCCGGGCTGACCGGCTCCGGTACCGCCGGCGGCGCGCTGGGCGAGGACAAGGTGGGCTACACCTTCGAGTACACGTTCTAG
- a CDS encoding DNA glycosylase AlkZ-like family protein — protein sequence MDRRQVLAYRIAEHGLHRTARDLAELAVVRAGLQDSMRDTALLALVARLDGEVSLVDDPRLVLAWTLRGAPHFHLGLEEVTRALVPLDDADALARMLWQRKELAATGQAAAEVVFTAAAVLRKVVTKPMSKGAASTAVTKALPPSFSRWCRGCGATHIQEQLMRIAAPHAGVRLVAGASPATLAPLEGRGRMRRTPDPAAATKVVEDYLRLNGPASPGEAAEFVGTAKAVVDRTWPADLAEVEVDGRRKYLPPDRLDALENPPEPDLVRLLPPLDPFIQARDKALLVPDPARRKEVWKMLGNPGVLLADGDVAGTWRTKGSGAKLTFTVTAFDPLRPPLREEAEAEAARVAAARGFEKHTVSWVG from the coding sequence GTGGACCGCCGCCAGGTACTCGCCTACCGCATCGCCGAGCACGGCCTGCACCGCACCGCCCGCGACCTGGCCGAGCTCGCCGTCGTCCGGGCCGGGCTGCAGGACAGCATGCGCGACACCGCGCTGCTCGCCCTCGTGGCCCGGCTGGACGGCGAAGTGTCCCTTGTGGACGATCCGCGGCTCGTGCTTGCCTGGACGTTGCGCGGCGCACCGCACTTCCACCTCGGCCTCGAGGAGGTGACGCGGGCGCTCGTGCCCCTCGACGACGCGGACGCGCTCGCCCGGATGCTCTGGCAGCGCAAGGAACTGGCGGCGACCGGCCAGGCGGCGGCCGAGGTCGTCTTCACGGCGGCCGCCGTGCTGCGGAAGGTCGTCACCAAGCCGATGTCGAAGGGCGCGGCGAGCACCGCGGTGACGAAGGCCCTGCCGCCGTCGTTCTCGCGGTGGTGCCGGGGGTGCGGCGCCACCCACATCCAGGAACAGCTGATGCGGATCGCGGCGCCGCACGCGGGCGTCCGCCTGGTCGCGGGCGCCTCCCCGGCGACGCTGGCCCCGCTGGAAGGGCGCGGCCGGATGCGCCGCACGCCGGATCCGGCGGCCGCGACCAAGGTGGTCGAGGACTACCTGCGGCTCAACGGCCCGGCGTCCCCCGGTGAGGCGGCGGAGTTCGTGGGGACGGCCAAGGCGGTCGTGGACCGCACGTGGCCGGCGGACCTGGCCGAGGTCGAGGTCGACGGGCGCCGGAAGTACCTGCCGCCGGACCGCCTCGACGCGTTGGAGAACCCGCCGGAGCCGGACCTGGTCCGGCTGCTGCCCCCGCTGGACCCCTTCATCCAGGCCCGCGACAAGGCCCTGCTGGTCCCGGACCCGGCGCGCCGCAAGGAGGTCTGGAAGATGCTGGGCAACCCCGGCGTCCTCCTGGCCGACGGCGACGTCGCGGGCACCTGGCGCACGAAGGGCAGCGGCGCGAAGCTGACGTTCACGGTGACGGCGTTCGACCCCCTCCGCCCGCCCCTGCGCGAGGAGGCCGAAGCCGAAGCCGCGCGGGTGGCGGCGGCACGGGGGTTCGAAAAGCACACCGTCTCCTGGGTGGGGTGA
- a CDS encoding DUF4097 family beta strand repeat-containing protein, translated as MQHFATTAPIATVLDIAAGRVRFVAAEVAETTVEVLPADPAKNRDVKAAEQVKVEYADGVLRIEGVVKNQYFGPSGSLDVTVRLPAGSDVRAKAASVELRGVGRLGDVTVEGAHGGAVFDEAASLHLTAHAGDVSIGRLTGPAEITTGKGDIRIAEAVAGNLVLSTQAGDITVGAATGVSASLDAGTTYGRIRNSLKNTEGTPGLTIHATTAYGDIDAASR; from the coding sequence ATGCAGCACTTCGCCACCACCGCCCCGATCGCCACCGTCCTCGACATCGCCGCCGGCCGCGTGCGGTTCGTCGCCGCCGAGGTGGCCGAGACCACCGTCGAGGTCCTGCCCGCCGACCCCGCCAAGAACCGCGACGTCAAGGCCGCCGAGCAGGTCAAGGTCGAGTACGCCGACGGCGTCCTGCGGATCGAGGGCGTCGTGAAGAACCAGTACTTCGGCCCGTCCGGCTCCCTCGACGTCACGGTCCGGCTGCCTGCCGGGTCGGACGTGCGGGCCAAGGCCGCCAGCGTCGAACTGCGGGGCGTCGGCCGGCTCGGCGACGTCACCGTCGAAGGCGCGCACGGCGGCGCCGTGTTCGACGAGGCCGCGAGCCTGCACCTGACCGCCCACGCCGGCGACGTCTCGATCGGGCGCCTCACCGGCCCGGCGGAGATCACCACCGGCAAGGGCGACATCCGGATCGCGGAGGCCGTGGCCGGCAACCTCGTCCTCAGCACCCAGGCCGGCGACATCACGGTCGGCGCGGCCACCGGCGTGTCCGCGTCCCTCGACGCCGGCACCACCTACGGCCGGATCCGCAACTCCCTCAAGAACACCGAAGGCACGCCGGGCCTGACCATCCACGCGACCACCGCGTACGGCGACATCGACGCCGCCAGCCGGTGA
- a CDS encoding uroporphyrinogen-III synthase: MTGVLPLTGFVVGITAARRADELGALLVRKGAGVRYGPAIRIVPLTDDTELHTATAGLLETPVDAVVATTGIGFRGWLEAAEGWGLGDALISRLSECALLARGPKVTGAIRAAGLSEAYSPASESNAELLQHLLSSDVTGKRIAVQLHGEPLPYFVETLRAAGAEVIEISVYRWVGPVDPGPVDRLLDGVLDGSIHALPFTSAPAVASLLALARRTGRLPGLVSALSGPVVAACVGPITAGPLAALGIPTVQPHRARIGALARTVAETLVTRSPRFLAGGLQIELRGQAAIVDGDWREVAPAPMALLRALAASPGRVVSRRELISALPGGGEEHAVETAIGRLRTSLGGGKVVQTVVKRGYRLAVEA; this comes from the coding sequence GTGACCGGTGTCCTCCCGCTGACCGGCTTCGTGGTCGGCATCACCGCGGCGCGCCGAGCGGACGAGCTCGGCGCGCTCCTGGTGCGCAAGGGGGCGGGTGTCCGCTACGGCCCGGCGATCCGGATCGTGCCGCTGACGGACGACACGGAGCTGCACACGGCGACGGCCGGGCTGCTCGAGACGCCGGTGGACGCGGTGGTGGCGACCACAGGCATCGGCTTCCGCGGCTGGCTCGAGGCGGCGGAAGGCTGGGGTCTCGGCGATGCGCTGATCTCCCGCCTCTCGGAGTGCGCCCTGCTGGCCAGGGGCCCGAAGGTGACCGGCGCGATCCGCGCGGCGGGGCTGTCCGAGGCCTACTCGCCGGCGTCGGAGAGCAACGCGGAACTGTTGCAGCACCTGCTTTCCTCGGACGTCACGGGCAAGCGGATCGCGGTCCAGCTGCACGGCGAGCCGCTGCCGTACTTCGTGGAGACGTTGCGGGCGGCGGGCGCGGAGGTCATCGAGATCTCGGTGTACCGCTGGGTCGGCCCGGTGGACCCGGGCCCGGTCGACCGGCTGCTGGACGGGGTGCTGGACGGTTCGATCCACGCGCTGCCGTTCACGAGCGCGCCCGCGGTGGCTTCGCTGCTGGCGCTGGCCCGGCGCACGGGCCGGCTGCCGGGCCTGGTTTCGGCGCTGTCGGGCCCGGTGGTGGCGGCCTGCGTCGGCCCGATCACGGCGGGGCCGCTGGCGGCGCTGGGGATCCCGACGGTCCAGCCGCACCGGGCGCGGATCGGCGCGCTGGCCCGCACGGTGGCGGAGACGCTGGTGACGCGGTCGCCTCGGTTCCTCGCGGGCGGCCTTCAGATCGAACTGCGCGGCCAGGCGGCCATCGTGGACGGTGACTGGCGGGAGGTGGCGCCGGCGCCGATGGCGTTGCTGCGGGCGCTGGCGGCCTCGCCGGGGCGGGTCGTGTCGCGCCGCGAGCTGATCTCGGCGCTGCCCGGCGGCGGGGAGGAGCACGCGGTCGAGACGGCGATCGGGCGCCTGCGGACATCGCTCGGGGGCGGGAAGGTCGTCCAGACGGTGGTGAAACGGGGGTACCGGCTGGCCGTGGAGGCCTGA
- the nirD gene encoding nitrite reductase small subunit NirD has protein sequence MTTSIERTWTAVCSAEVVPEYAGVAALLDGGVQVAIFRLPGERWYALSNWDPCSGAAVLSRGIVGDAGGVPVVASPVYKERFALDSGQCLDAEDVSVPVYEVRVREGVVEVESP, from the coding sequence ATGACGACGTCGATCGAACGGACCTGGACGGCGGTCTGTTCCGCCGAAGTGGTGCCGGAGTACGCGGGCGTGGCGGCGCTGCTCGACGGCGGGGTGCAGGTGGCGATCTTCCGCCTGCCGGGCGAGCGGTGGTACGCACTGTCCAACTGGGACCCGTGCAGTGGCGCGGCGGTGCTCTCCCGCGGGATCGTCGGGGACGCGGGCGGTGTCCCGGTGGTCGCGTCGCCGGTCTACAAGGAACGGTTCGCGCTCGACAGTGGACAGTGCCTGGACGCCGAGGACGTGTCCGTTCCGGTGTACGAGGTGCGCGTGCGAGAGGGCGTGGTCGAAGTGGAGAGCCCGTGA
- the nirB gene encoding nitrite reductase large subunit NirB: protein MPTLVVAGHGMVAHRLVEAVRAEDPSGTWHIVVLSEEPRPAYDRVALTSYVDTWDPASLALPGSDYAGDPHVDLRLGEPAASVDRDAKTVTTASGAVVAYDTLVLATGSRPFVPPVPGHDLPGCFVYRTIEDLDAIRAAAVDKPGRGRRSAVVIGGGLLGLEAAKALRDMGLSPHVVEMAPRLMPLQVDEGGGSLLRRLITSLDVTVHTGTSTDAIAADGSRLLAKLGNGTELDVDLVVFSAGVRPRDDLARQSGLDVGPRGGVLTDSSCRTSDPAVYAIGECAAVDGRVYGIVAPGYAMAEIVAAQLTGGSGEFPEPDTSTKLKLMGVDVASFGDAHAATEGALEVAVNDAVAGTYKKLVVTDDGKTLLGGVLVGDATEYNTLRALVGRPLPAEPGAILAPAGGGAAVGVDALPDAAQICSCNAVSKGAITRAIHEDGCDTVPKLKACTRAGTACGSCVPLLGKLLTACGVEQSKAVCEHFPQSRAELFEIVQATRITTFSELIGRYGSGSGCAVCKPAVASILATLGNGHVLGGEQMTLQDTNDRYLANLQRNGTYSVVPRIPGGEITPEKLIVIGQVAQDFGLYTKITGGQRIDLFGATVDQLPLIWRRLVDAGFESGHAYGKALRTVKSCVGSTWCRYGVQDSVGLAIELELRYRGLRSPHKLKSAVSGCARECAEARSKDFGIIATENGWNLYVGGNGGTTPRHADLLVSDVDTATLIRTIDRFLMFYVRTADRLQRTAPWIEELDGGLDHLRAVIVDDSLGICEDLDAAMAKHVDNYADEWKGVLEDPEKLARFTSFVNAPGTPDPAISFRSEREQKVPVMLGVPEVRR, encoded by the coding sequence ATGCCCACCCTGGTCGTCGCCGGACACGGCATGGTCGCCCACCGGCTCGTGGAGGCGGTGCGCGCCGAAGACCCTTCCGGCACTTGGCACATCGTCGTCCTGTCCGAGGAGCCGCGCCCGGCGTACGACCGGGTGGCGCTCACGTCCTACGTGGACACCTGGGACCCGGCTTCGCTGGCGCTGCCCGGCTCCGACTACGCGGGCGACCCGCACGTCGACCTGCGGCTCGGTGAGCCGGCCGCCTCGGTGGACCGGGACGCCAAGACGGTCACCACGGCGTCCGGTGCCGTCGTCGCCTACGACACGCTGGTGCTGGCCACCGGCTCGCGGCCGTTCGTGCCGCCGGTGCCCGGCCACGACCTGCCCGGCTGCTTCGTCTACCGGACCATCGAGGACCTCGACGCGATCCGCGCCGCGGCGGTCGACAAGCCCGGCCGCGGCCGCCGCTCGGCCGTCGTCATCGGCGGTGGACTCCTCGGCCTGGAAGCCGCGAAGGCGTTGCGGGACATGGGTCTCTCCCCGCACGTCGTCGAGATGGCGCCGCGGCTGATGCCGCTGCAGGTCGACGAGGGCGGTGGCTCGCTGCTGCGACGGCTGATCACGAGCCTCGACGTCACCGTCCACACCGGAACGTCGACCGACGCCATCGCCGCCGACGGCTCGCGGCTGCTCGCCAAGCTGGGCAACGGGACCGAACTCGACGTCGACCTGGTCGTGTTCTCCGCCGGCGTCCGGCCGCGCGACGACCTGGCCAGGCAGTCCGGTTTGGACGTCGGCCCGCGCGGCGGTGTGCTCACGGATTCCTCCTGCCGGACCAGCGATCCGGCCGTCTACGCGATCGGTGAGTGCGCCGCGGTCGACGGCCGCGTCTACGGCATCGTGGCGCCCGGCTACGCGATGGCCGAGATCGTCGCGGCCCAGCTCACCGGCGGGTCGGGCGAGTTCCCGGAGCCGGACACGTCCACCAAGCTGAAGCTGATGGGCGTCGACGTCGCCTCCTTCGGGGACGCGCACGCCGCCACCGAGGGCGCGCTGGAAGTCGCCGTCAACGACGCCGTCGCGGGCACGTACAAGAAGCTCGTGGTCACCGACGACGGCAAGACGCTGCTCGGCGGCGTGCTGGTCGGCGACGCGACCGAGTACAACACCCTGCGCGCGCTGGTCGGCCGTCCGCTGCCGGCCGAGCCGGGCGCGATCCTCGCCCCGGCGGGCGGGGGCGCGGCGGTCGGTGTCGACGCGCTCCCGGACGCGGCGCAGATCTGTTCGTGCAACGCGGTGTCCAAGGGCGCGATCACCCGCGCGATCCACGAAGACGGCTGCGACACGGTGCCGAAGCTCAAGGCGTGCACCCGCGCCGGCACCGCGTGCGGCTCGTGCGTCCCGCTGCTCGGCAAGCTGCTGACGGCGTGCGGGGTCGAGCAGTCGAAGGCCGTGTGCGAGCACTTCCCGCAGTCGCGCGCGGAGCTGTTCGAGATCGTCCAGGCCACCCGGATCACGACGTTCAGCGAACTGATCGGCCGCTACGGCTCGGGCAGCGGCTGCGCGGTCTGCAAGCCCGCGGTGGCGTCCATCCTGGCCACCCTCGGCAACGGCCACGTGCTCGGCGGCGAGCAGATGACGTTGCAGGACACCAACGACCGGTACCTGGCGAACCTGCAGCGCAACGGCACGTACTCGGTCGTCCCGCGGATTCCCGGCGGCGAGATCACGCCGGAGAAGCTGATCGTGATCGGCCAGGTCGCGCAGGACTTCGGGCTGTACACCAAGATCACCGGCGGGCAGCGGATCGACCTGTTCGGGGCCACTGTGGACCAGCTGCCGCTGATCTGGCGGCGGCTGGTGGACGCCGGGTTCGAGTCCGGGCACGCGTACGGAAAGGCGCTGCGCACGGTCAAGTCGTGCGTCGGGTCGACGTGGTGCCGCTACGGCGTGCAGGACAGCGTCGGGCTGGCGATCGAACTGGAGCTGCGCTACCGCGGGCTGCGGTCGCCGCACAAGCTCAAGTCGGCGGTGTCGGGGTGCGCGCGGGAATGCGCGGAGGCGCGGAGCAAGGACTTCGGGATCATCGCCACCGAGAACGGCTGGAACCTCTACGTCGGCGGCAACGGCGGCACGACGCCGCGCCACGCCGACCTGCTGGTGTCCGATGTGGACACGGCCACCCTGATCCGTACGATCGACCGGTTCCTCATGTTCTACGTCCGCACGGCCGACCGGCTGCAGCGGACGGCGCCGTGGATCGAAGAGCTCGACGGCGGTCTCGACCACCTGCGCGCGGTGATCGTCGACGACTCCCTCGGCATCTGCGAAGACCTCGACGCGGCGATGGCCAAGCACGTCGACAACTACGCCGACGAGTGGAAGGGCGTGCTCGAGGACCCGGAGAAGCTGGCCCGGTTCACCTCGTTCGTCAACGCGCCGGGCACCCCCGACCCGGCGATCTCCTTCCGCTCCGAACGCGAGCAGAAGGTACCCGTGATGCTGGGTGTCCCGGAGGTGCGCCGATGA
- a CDS encoding nitrate/nitrite transporter, whose product MTEPTRRKENSVAHQGKHWIEHWEPENEEFWESTGKKIARRNLWFSVFAEHIGFSIWTLWSVIVLFMGKDYGFSAADKFLLVSTPTLIGGLMRLPYTFAVAKFGGRNWTVVSAALLLIPTTLAAVVLHPGTSLGTFLLVAALGGVGGGNFASSMTNINTFYPEKHKGWALGLNAGGGNLGVAAIQLVGLLVIGTAGATAPRIVLYVYIPLIVIAAVCAYFYMDNLATVKGDTKAMREVVKDPHTWVMSFLYVGTFGSFIGYSFAFGLVLQNQFGRTPLQAAAVTFLGPLLGSLSRPAGGWLADRIGGGKITFFTFVGMALATVVLILASTSKSLALFTIAFIVLFVLTGVGNGSTYKMIPAIFRAKAKVAISNGAEEAAELLKARRLSGALIGLAGAIGAEGGLFINLAFRQSFADAKSGVPAFIGFLVFYGLCFAVTWAVYLRKPAEQPTSERGLALAGAEV is encoded by the coding sequence ATGACCGAACCGACCCGTCGCAAGGAGAACTCCGTGGCACACCAAGGCAAGCACTGGATCGAGCACTGGGAGCCCGAGAACGAAGAGTTCTGGGAGTCCACGGGCAAGAAGATCGCCCGCCGCAACCTCTGGTTCTCGGTCTTCGCCGAGCACATCGGCTTCTCGATCTGGACCCTGTGGTCGGTGATCGTGCTGTTCATGGGCAAGGACTACGGGTTCTCCGCCGCCGACAAGTTCCTGCTCGTCTCGACGCCGACGCTGATCGGCGGCCTGATGCGGCTGCCCTACACCTTCGCCGTGGCGAAGTTCGGTGGTCGCAACTGGACGGTCGTGTCGGCCGCGCTGCTGCTGATCCCGACGACCCTGGCGGCGGTCGTGCTGCACCCCGGGACTTCGCTCGGCACGTTCCTGCTGGTCGCGGCCCTCGGCGGGGTCGGCGGCGGCAACTTCGCGTCGTCGATGACGAACATCAACACGTTCTACCCCGAGAAGCACAAGGGCTGGGCGCTCGGCCTCAACGCGGGCGGCGGCAACCTCGGCGTCGCCGCGATCCAGCTGGTCGGGCTCCTGGTGATCGGCACGGCCGGTGCGACCGCGCCGCGGATCGTGCTCTACGTCTACATCCCGCTGATCGTCATCGCCGCGGTGTGCGCGTACTTCTACATGGACAACCTCGCCACCGTGAAGGGCGACACCAAGGCGATGCGCGAGGTCGTCAAGGACCCGCACACCTGGGTCATGTCGTTCCTCTACGTCGGCACGTTCGGCTCGTTCATCGGCTACAGCTTCGCCTTCGGCCTGGTGCTGCAGAACCAGTTCGGCCGCACCCCGCTGCAGGCGGCCGCGGTGACGTTCCTCGGCCCGCTGCTCGGCTCGCTCTCGCGGCCGGCGGGCGGCTGGCTGGCCGACCGGATCGGCGGCGGCAAGATCACCTTCTTCACGTTCGTCGGGATGGCGCTGGCGACCGTGGTGCTGATCCTCGCGTCGACGTCGAAGTCCCTCGCGCTGTTCACGATCGCCTTCATCGTGCTGTTCGTGCTCACCGGGGTCGGCAACGGCTCGACGTACAAGATGATCCCGGCGATCTTCCGCGCCAAGGCGAAGGTGGCGATCTCGAACGGCGCCGAAGAGGCGGCCGAGCTGCTCAAGGCGCGGCGCCTGTCCGGCGCGCTGATCGGCCTGGCCGGCGCGATCGGCGCCGAGGGCGGCCTGTTCATCAACCTCGCGTTCCGGCAGTCGTTCGCCGACGCCAAGAGCGGCGTCCCCGCCTTCATCGGATTCCTCGTCTTCTACGGGCTGTGCTTCGCCGTCACCTGGGCGGTCTACCTGCGCAAGCCCGCCGAACAGCCCACGAGTGAGCGCGGTCTGGCGCTCGCGGGAGCGGAGGTCTGA